A region of Nostoc sp. 'Peltigera membranacea cyanobiont' N6 DNA encodes the following proteins:
- a CDS encoding type II toxin-antitoxin system HicB family antitoxin has translation MRYTVVIEKGETSYGAYIPDLPGCVAVGETLEEVKQMIAEAIEFHIEGMLEDGLPIPKPTSIAHEVEVANYIKI, from the coding sequence ATGCGTTATACAGTTGTGATTGAAAAGGGAGAAACTAGCTATGGCGCTTATATCCCTGATTTACCAGGTTGTGTAGCTGTGGGTGAAACTTTAGAAGAAGTCAAGCAGATGATTGCAGAAGCTATTGAATTTCATATAGAAGGAATGCTAGAAGATGGTTTACCTATTCCTAAACCTACAAGCATCGCTCATGAGGTTGAAGTTGCAAACTACATCAAAATATAA
- a CDS encoding TetR/AcrR family transcriptional regulator: protein MENLASRRAQTRARLIKAATKVFATAGLTGATTREIARVAAVNEVTLFRHFQNKEQLLAAVITEAIALQSQALAHDDNWTQNLHVDLKNYAKLCNQMIEEHEDLIRTFIGEAKRHPQAARLILYETDKSLRQQLVVYLQKSQDRGAVSSDIDLKASVDSFMGMLLHGILRFSDIPTTLDYSRECYMETCVNLFVRGISTLPLQQIGSFVNSPTTR from the coding sequence ATGGAAAACTTAGCATCAAGGAGGGCACAAACTCGCGCCCGCTTGATAAAGGCAGCAACTAAAGTGTTTGCAACGGCGGGTTTAACTGGAGCGACAACGCGAGAAATTGCTCGTGTTGCTGCGGTCAATGAGGTAACATTATTTCGTCATTTCCAGAACAAAGAGCAATTACTAGCTGCTGTAATTACCGAAGCGATCGCTTTACAGTCCCAAGCCTTAGCTCATGATGACAACTGGACTCAAAACCTACATGTTGACCTCAAGAATTATGCAAAGCTTTGCAACCAGATGATAGAGGAGCATGAAGACCTAATTCGGACATTTATTGGGGAAGCAAAGCGACATCCCCAAGCCGCCCGTCTGATTTTATATGAAACTGACAAATCGCTGCGCCAACAGCTGGTTGTGTACTTGCAGAAAAGTCAAGATCGGGGCGCAGTATCTTCAGATATAGATTTAAAAGCATCTGTGGATAGTTTCATGGGGATGTTGCTTCACGGTATTCTGCGTTTTAGCGATATTCCTACCACACTAGACTACAGTCGCGAATGCTACATGGAAACTTGCGTCAATTTATTTGTCCGCGGTATTAGCACTTTGCCATTGCAACAGATAGGAAGTTTTGTTAATTCGCCGACAACAAGATGA
- a CDS encoding Uma2 family endonuclease: MVQTPSKNITLAEFMKLPETKPANEYINGKIIQKPMAQGEHSTIQGELIIFINAILKPQKVARAYPELRCTFGGKSIIPDVAVFTWDRIPRKENGRVANLFLAAPDWTIEILSPDQRQTKVTKNILHCLNYETQMGWLIDPEEQTVFVYIRNQQPIMLDELDALLPVPDFATELRLTVGDLFGWLLE; this comes from the coding sequence ATGGTACAGACACCATCTAAAAACATAACTTTGGCGGAGTTTATGAAGCTACCAGAAACGAAACCTGCTAATGAATATATCAATGGAAAAATTATTCAAAAACCAATGGCACAGGGAGAACATAGCACTATTCAAGGTGAACTGATTATTTTTATTAATGCTATATTGAAACCCCAAAAAGTTGCACGAGCATATCCAGAATTGCGGTGTACATTTGGTGGCAAATCAATTATCCCGGATGTAGCGGTATTTACTTGGGATAGAATACCTCGGAAAGAAAATGGCAGGGTAGCAAATTTATTTTTAGCCGCTCCCGATTGGACTATCGAGATTCTATCGCCCGATCAAAGACAAACGAAAGTTACAAAAAATATTCTCCATTGCCTGAATTATGAAACCCAAATGGGTTGGCTGATCGATCCAGAAGAACAAACGGTATTTGTGTACATCCGCAATCAACAGCCAATCATGTTGGATGAACTAGATGCTTTACTTCCTGTGCCAGATTTTGCAACTGAGTTGAGGCTGACAGTAGGAGATTTATTTGGTTGGCTGTTGGAGTAA
- a CDS encoding class I SAM-dependent methyltransferase, translating to MPKQSLGLDNQLYNYLLSVSLREPEILLKLRQETASHPRSTMQISPEQGQFMRLLVQLIGAKKTLEVGVFTGYSSLSVALALPEDGKIIAADVSEEFTAIARRYWQEAGVADKIDLRLAPGLETLDRLLATDQAETFDFAFIDADKENYDGYYERSLQLVRPGGLIAIDNVLWSGQVADPQNQDESTQAIRALNEKLHYDERVTLSLVPIADGLTLAIKRS from the coding sequence ATGCCAAAACAGTCTCTAGGTCTTGATAACCAACTCTATAATTACCTTTTATCGGTTTCGCTGCGGGAACCGGAGATTCTTTTGAAGTTGCGCCAAGAAACCGCTAGCCATCCCAGAAGTACAATGCAGATTTCACCAGAACAAGGACAATTTATGAGACTACTGGTGCAGCTGATTGGAGCCAAGAAAACCCTGGAAGTTGGCGTATTTACAGGTTATAGTTCCCTCTCAGTAGCCTTAGCACTTCCTGAAGATGGCAAGATTATCGCTGCTGATGTGAGTGAAGAATTTACTGCGATCGCCAGGCGATATTGGCAGGAAGCCGGAGTTGCTGATAAAATCGATCTGCGACTAGCACCAGGTTTGGAAACTTTAGATCGACTGTTGGCAACCGATCAAGCCGAGACATTTGATTTTGCCTTTATTGATGCTGATAAAGAAAATTATGATGGATATTATGAGCGATCGCTGCAATTAGTTCGTCCAGGCGGATTGATCGCTATTGATAATGTTTTATGGTCTGGGCAAGTTGCTGACCCGCAAAACCAAGATGAAAGCACCCAAGCTATCCGGGCGCTTAACGAAAAGTTACATTATGATGAGCGGGTTACACTCTCCCTTGTCCCGATCGCAGATGGGCTGACTTTAGCTATCAAGCGATCTTAA
- a CDS encoding cobalamin biosynthesis protein, with amino-acid sequence MQQVLWVGVGCKRGTSWQLIDWAIEQVFRENQLFQSAIAGIATIDTKASEVGLVELCQLRNLPLKTFSAESLCSVCVPNPATITDHKVGTPSVAEAAAILAANLIASPFTSTEALGVRFLVPKQIFQLKGQPGAVTLAVVQASNMTLTKLY; translated from the coding sequence GTGCAACAGGTTTTATGGGTAGGAGTTGGTTGTAAACGGGGAACCTCATGGCAATTGATTGATTGGGCTATTGAGCAAGTGTTTCGAGAAAATCAACTTTTTCAAAGTGCGATCGCAGGGATTGCTACCATTGACACTAAAGCCTCGGAAGTTGGCTTAGTAGAACTTTGCCAGCTACGCAATCTACCGCTAAAAACCTTTTCTGCGGAAAGCCTTTGCTCTGTCTGTGTCCCCAACCCTGCAACAATTACTGACCATAAAGTAGGTACACCTAGCGTAGCAGAGGCGGCTGCTATTCTTGCAGCTAATCTAATTGCTTCCCCTTTTACCAGCACAGAAGCATTGGGAGTAAGATTCTTAGTTCCTAAACAAATTTTCCAGCTAAAAGGGCAACCAGGAGCGGTAACACTAGCTGTTGTCCAAGCCTCAAATATGACTCTTACAAAACTTTATTAA
- a CDS encoding nuclear transport factor 2 family protein, producing the protein MSDQPAPEIELLRAAYAAFNARDIDAALALMTADVAWPKAFKGGFVCGSEEVRAYWTEQWSEINPHVEPVSFYSEEAGRILVDVHQVVRDLDGAVLADEHVGHRFTLEHGLIQAMEVCPLPSSTPKD; encoded by the coding sequence ATGTCAGATCAACCTGCACCAGAAATCGAATTGCTCCGTGCGGCTTACGCAGCCTTCAACGCGCGAGATATTGACGCTGCCCTTGCCCTCATGACTGCGGACGTGGCTTGGCCGAAAGCGTTCAAAGGCGGTTTTGTCTGTGGATCTGAAGAAGTTCGCGCTTACTGGACGGAGCAATGGAGCGAGATCAATCCGCACGTCGAGCCAGTTTCTTTTTACTCGGAGGAGGCCGGGCGCATTTTGGTCGATGTGCATCAGGTTGTGCGTGACTTGGATGGAGCAGTTCTTGCCGATGAGCATGTCGGCCATCGATTCACCCTTGAACACGGCTTGATTCAAGCTATGGAAGTCTGTCCACTTCCATCGTCCACCCCAAAGGACTAA
- a CDS encoding glycosyltransferase family 4 protein — translation MHILIYSYNYYPEPIGIAPLMTELAEGLVKRGHEVRVITGMPNYPQREIYDGYRDQWYVTEQKNGVTIQRSYLRIKSKPNLVDRLLLELSFIFTSLPQAFKGKRPDVIILTVPPLLGILPATILSWLYNCPLVLNVQDILPEAAVRIGLLKNKWMIRTLAVLEKFAYRTAHTISVIADGFRENLVKKGVPVNKIVCIPNWVNVNFIRPLPKQNNSWISSHQLDGKFIVLYSGNIALTQGLETVIEAAVCLRHIRDIVFVIVGESKALQRLQEYCLLHRADNVLLLPLQSREKLPEMLAASDVGLIVQKRNVISFNMPSKIPLLLASGRPIVGSVPANGTAARAIELSGGGIIVEPESPDTMAAAVHDLYTDPIVCARLGHAGRKFAEENYSLEQALDRYEWLFSHIVANRKSTIGILPKFNSKESVVDG, via the coding sequence ATGCACATTCTGATCTATTCCTACAACTATTATCCAGAGCCAATTGGAATTGCTCCGTTAATGACTGAATTGGCAGAAGGACTAGTAAAGCGAGGTCATGAAGTGCGAGTGATTACCGGGATGCCTAACTATCCTCAGCGCGAAATTTACGATGGATATCGGGATCAATGGTACGTTACTGAACAAAAAAATGGCGTGACCATTCAGCGAAGCTACCTGAGAATTAAGTCTAAACCTAACCTTGTAGATCGGCTGTTACTGGAGTTGAGCTTTATTTTCACAAGCTTACCCCAAGCTTTTAAAGGTAAACGTCCAGATGTGATTATCTTAACCGTTCCACCTTTATTAGGTATTTTGCCAGCAACAATATTAAGTTGGTTATATAACTGTCCACTAGTTCTGAATGTGCAAGATATTTTACCAGAAGCTGCTGTGCGTATTGGGCTACTAAAAAACAAGTGGATGATCCGAACTCTTGCAGTTTTAGAAAAATTTGCATATCGGACTGCACACACTATTAGCGTCATCGCCGATGGGTTTCGCGAGAATTTAGTCAAGAAGGGAGTACCTGTTAATAAAATTGTTTGTATTCCTAATTGGGTGAATGTAAATTTTATCCGCCCTTTACCAAAACAGAACAACTCTTGGATATCTAGTCATCAACTAGATGGGAAATTTATAGTCCTTTATTCGGGCAATATTGCTCTAACCCAAGGTTTAGAAACAGTAATAGAAGCAGCAGTTTGCTTACGTCATATCAGAGATATTGTCTTTGTCATTGTTGGTGAATCAAAAGCATTGCAAAGGTTGCAGGAATATTGTCTATTACATAGAGCAGATAATGTTTTGCTGCTACCGTTGCAATCACGAGAAAAACTACCCGAAATGCTAGCAGCATCTGATGTGGGATTAATTGTGCAAAAGCGCAATGTGATTTCGTTCAATATGCCCTCAAAAATACCACTGCTGCTAGCAAGTGGCCGTCCGATTGTAGGTTCAGTTCCCGCCAATGGTACTGCTGCTAGAGCGATCGAACTTAGTGGTGGTGGAATAATTGTGGAGCCAGAATCGCCTGATACAATGGCTGCTGCGGTGCATGATTTATATACCGATCCGATTGTATGTGCGAGGCTAGGTCATGCAGGAAGAAAGTTTGCTGAAGAAAACTATTCTTTAGAACAAGCACTCGATCGGTATGAATGGCTCTTTTCTCATATTGTTGCTAATCGAAAATCAACTATTGGTATTTTGCCAAAATTCAATTCCAAGGAATCAGTTGTTGATGGGTGA
- the glyS gene encoding glycine--tRNA ligase subunit beta, with product MMAKVKSVDISGNLAFLLEVGTEELPASFLSDALIQWRERIPQSLEANSLQGESVQVYGTPRRLAVLIKGLPSQQADREEEIKGPPAQAAFKDGQPTAAALGFAKKQGVEIDALFLRPTEKGEFVFVQKRIPGRPVAEILTELVQEWIWGLEGKRLMRWGDGDGRFSRPIRWLVALLDETVLPLELVNGSKTIQSDRISQGHRVLHPEPVTIAQATDYVTALKSAYVTVDPEERENLIKQQVKAVAESLSGYTVIYPDLLAEVTNLVEYPSTVVGKFEPEFLELPTEVITEVMVTHQRYFPVFKPGSSEQELLPNFITISNGDPKKSDIVAVGNERVIRARLADGRFFYEADLTKPIESFLPQLEKVTFQEELGSVRTKIDRVVKIAEQISTQLELADNQSQKIQRAALLCKADLVTQMVYEFPELQGIMGEKYALASGEDAEVAKAIFQHYLPTGAGDNLPDTLTGQIVGLADRLDTLVSIFGLGLIPSGSSDPFALRRAANAVVKITWFYNLPINLDDLLAQIATDFAAKYKKDRASLTTALQEFFLQRIRTLLQEEKQIDYDLVNAVLGENDPEYTERTLKDLLDVRDRALYLQQIRNDSTLDNIYETVNRSTRLAAQGDLDTKQLEPKTVVRPELFQKPSEEALYNALIESVPQTQTAQQTRNYQLLVAALAKIAPTVSNFFDGPDSVLVMDSDPEIKRNRLHLLGLVRNHARVLADFGAIVKNL from the coding sequence ATGATGGCAAAGGTTAAGAGTGTTGATATATCAGGAAATTTAGCGTTTCTATTAGAAGTTGGTACAGAAGAATTACCTGCAAGCTTTCTCAGTGATGCCCTAATACAGTGGCGAGAACGCATTCCCCAAAGTTTGGAAGCAAATAGCCTTCAGGGTGAAAGTGTCCAAGTGTACGGTACTCCCCGGCGTTTAGCGGTATTGATTAAAGGTCTACCATCTCAGCAAGCAGACCGAGAAGAAGAAATTAAAGGGCCTCCCGCCCAAGCCGCCTTTAAAGATGGTCAGCCGACAGCAGCAGCACTAGGTTTTGCCAAAAAGCAAGGCGTGGAAATAGATGCACTATTCCTTCGCCCTACGGAGAAAGGGGAATTTGTTTTTGTGCAAAAAAGAATTCCCGGTCGTCCTGTGGCGGAAATTTTGACAGAACTTGTTCAAGAGTGGATTTGGGGTTTAGAAGGTAAGCGGTTGATGCGTTGGGGAGATGGGGATGGGAGATTTTCTCGACCAATTCGCTGGCTGGTAGCTTTGTTAGATGAGACGGTGCTACCGTTGGAATTGGTGAATGGTTCTAAAACGATTCAGAGCGATCGCATTTCTCAAGGTCATCGTGTCTTACATCCTGAACCTGTGACAATTGCCCAAGCTACTGATTATGTTACCGCCCTCAAGTCTGCTTATGTCACCGTTGACCCAGAAGAACGAGAAAATCTGATTAAACAGCAAGTGAAGGCAGTAGCAGAGAGTTTAAGCGGGTATACAGTCATTTATCCCGATTTATTAGCGGAAGTAACCAATCTTGTAGAATATCCTTCTACAGTTGTTGGTAAATTTGAACCAGAATTTTTGGAATTACCAACTGAGGTAATTACTGAAGTCATGGTGACTCATCAACGTTATTTCCCTGTATTCAAACCAGGTAGTTCTGAACAAGAATTATTGCCCAATTTCATCACAATTTCTAACGGCGATCCTAAAAAATCAGATATTGTTGCCGTCGGGAATGAAAGGGTAATTCGTGCCAGATTAGCTGATGGCAGATTTTTCTACGAAGCTGATTTAACTAAGCCAATAGAAAGCTTCTTACCCCAGTTAGAAAAAGTTACTTTTCAAGAAGAATTGGGTTCGGTACGTACCAAGATAGATAGAGTAGTTAAGATTGCCGAGCAAATTTCTACCCAATTAGAATTAGCAGATAATCAAAGCCAAAAAATCCAACGGGCTGCTTTATTATGTAAAGCAGATTTGGTAACTCAAATGGTGTATGAATTCCCTGAATTGCAAGGCATTATGGGAGAAAAATATGCCTTAGCTAGTGGTGAAGATGCCGAAGTAGCAAAGGCAATATTTCAACATTATCTGCCAACGGGAGCCGGTGACAATTTACCCGATACACTCACAGGTCAAATTGTCGGTTTGGCAGATAGATTAGATACCTTGGTAAGTATCTTTGGTTTAGGTTTAATTCCCTCTGGTTCCTCCGATCCCTTCGCCTTGCGTCGGGCTGCAAATGCTGTAGTTAAAATTACTTGGTTTTATAATTTGCCGATAAATTTAGATGATTTATTGGCACAAATAGCGACAGATTTTGCTGCGAAATATAAAAAAGATCGGGCATCATTAACCACAGCATTACAAGAGTTTTTCTTACAACGCATCCGCACTTTATTACAAGAAGAAAAACAGATTGATTACGATTTGGTAAATGCAGTTTTAGGAGAAAATGACCCAGAATACACAGAACGAACGTTAAAGGATTTATTGGATGTCCGCGATCGCGCCTTGTACTTACAACAAATCCGTAACGACAGTACCTTAGATAACATCTACGAAACCGTTAACCGTTCCACACGATTAGCCGCTCAAGGTGACTTGGATACAAAACAGCTAGAACCGAAAACGGTAGTTCGTCCAGAATTATTCCAAAAGCCCTCTGAGGAAGCTTTGTATAATGCCTTAATCGAATCAGTACCGCAAACTCAAACAGCACAGCAGACACGAAATTATCAACTGTTAGTAGCAGCACTAGCAAAAATTGCTCCAACAGTTAGTAACTTCTTTGATGGGCCAGATAGCGTATTAGTTATGGACTCCGATCCAGAAATTAAGCGTAATCGATTACACTTACTGGGATTAGTTCGCAATCATGCTCGTGTTTTGGCTGACTTTGGTGCGATCGTCAAAAATCTGTAG
- the murD gene encoding UDP-N-acetylmuramoyl-L-alanine--D-glutamate ligase, which yields MSRATVIGLGKSGVAAARLLKREGWEVELSDGNTSETLLQQQQELAAEQITVKLGQSLELNDDNLPQLIVVSPGVPWDIPILIKARQLGIETIGEMELAWRNLRSLPWVGITGTNGKTTTTALIAAIFKAAELNAPACGNIGYAACEVALSCRGQGREDRGQGTGGVGETFDNSCTDVINRVSSLDWVIAEVSSYQIESSSSLAPRIGVWTTFTPDHLSRHKTLENYYNIKAKLLHQSELQVFNGDDAYLRQQGLSAWPNAYWTSVRGKDFLISEKGFYIEDDWVVEKLTATSTPEPIVKVSTLRMVGEHNQQNLLMAVATARLAGINRDAIALAISEFPGVAHRLEHICTWEGIDFINDSKATNYDAAEVGLASVKSPAILIAGGEAKAGDDTGWLAQIQTKAAAVLLIGSAAPAFAQRLQEIGYYSYHIVETMERAIPKSAELAKEYQAPVVLLSPACASFDQYPNFEVRGDRFRELCLAWAAGGKLQHNLMLSSSLPN from the coding sequence ATGTCCAGAGCTACTGTTATTGGATTGGGAAAGTCCGGTGTTGCTGCGGCGAGATTGTTGAAACGGGAAGGTTGGGAGGTAGAGCTAAGTGATGGCAACACCTCCGAAACCCTCCTCCAACAACAACAAGAACTCGCTGCCGAGCAAATAACCGTTAAACTAGGTCAATCCCTAGAATTGAATGATGATAATTTACCCCAATTAATAGTTGTTAGTCCTGGCGTGCCTTGGGATATTCCCATATTAATCAAGGCACGCCAATTAGGTATTGAAACCATTGGCGAAATGGAACTCGCTTGGCGAAATTTGCGATCTTTACCTTGGGTAGGAATTACAGGTACTAACGGCAAAACTACTACCACAGCTTTAATTGCTGCCATTTTTAAAGCCGCAGAATTAAACGCACCGGCTTGCGGTAACATTGGCTACGCCGCTTGTGAAGTTGCCCTGTCTTGCAGGGGACAGGGAAGAGAGGACAGGGGACAGGGGACAGGGGGAGTAGGAGAAACATTTGATAATTCCTGTACAGATGTGATTAATCGCGTCTCTTCACTCGATTGGGTGATTGCGGAAGTTAGCAGCTATCAAATAGAATCTTCGAGTTCTCTTGCACCACGTATCGGTGTTTGGACAACTTTCACACCGGATCATCTGAGTCGCCATAAGACTTTAGAGAATTATTACAACATCAAAGCCAAGTTATTGCATCAGTCTGAGTTGCAAGTGTTCAATGGCGATGATGCCTACTTGAGGCAACAAGGTTTAAGTGCTTGGCCTAATGCTTATTGGACAAGTGTCAGAGGAAAAGATTTCCTGATTAGCGAAAAAGGTTTTTACATCGAGGACGACTGGGTTGTGGAAAAATTGACTGCAACCTCTACACCAGAACCGATTGTGAAAGTATCTACTTTGCGAATGGTGGGAGAACATAACCAGCAAAATCTCTTGATGGCAGTAGCCACGGCAAGATTAGCAGGAATTAATCGTGATGCGATCGCACTTGCAATTAGTGAATTCCCCGGTGTTGCCCATCGTTTGGAGCATATCTGCACTTGGGAAGGCATTGATTTCATCAACGACAGCAAAGCCACTAACTACGATGCCGCCGAAGTTGGTTTAGCATCTGTGAAAAGTCCAGCGATTTTAATTGCTGGTGGCGAAGCCAAAGCAGGTGATGATACTGGCTGGCTAGCACAAATTCAAACCAAAGCGGCTGCTGTGTTATTGATTGGCTCTGCTGCACCCGCATTTGCTCAACGCCTCCAAGAAATAGGGTATTATTCCTACCACATTGTGGAAACTATGGAAAGGGCAATCCCCAAATCGGCGGAATTAGCTAAGGAGTATCAAGCGCCTGTGGTGTTACTATCTCCAGCTTGCGCCAGTTTCGATCAGTACCCCAATTTTGAAGTGCGGGGCGATCGCTTTCGTGAGTTGTGCCTTGCTTGGGCGGCAGGAGGAAAGCTTCAACACAACTTGATGCTTTCATCCTCTCTGCCTAATTAA
- the argS gene encoding arginine--tRNA ligase — protein sequence MNATQEKLKVQLEQAIVSAFGADFAGVDPILVSASNPKFGDYQANVALSLSKKLGKQPRAIAAAIVEKLDVSEICEAPEIAGPGFINLKLKTVYLEAQLNEIQADPRLGVPAAKTPKREIVDFSSPNIAKEMHVGHLRSTIIGDSIARILEFIGHDVLRLNHVGDWGTQFGMLIAYLREVYPDALTTANALDIGDLVSFYRKAKLRFDADAAFQETARQEVVRLQAGAEDTLHAWKLLCEQSRREFQIIYDLLDIKLIERGESFYNPLLSGVVEDLEKSGLLVENQGAKCVFLEGFTNREGEPLPLIVQKSDGGYNYATTDLASLRYRIQQDEAKRIVYVTDSGQGNHFAQFFQVARKAGWIPDDVELVHVPFGLVLGEDGKKFKTRSGDTVRLRDLLDEAVSRAHADLKSRLQEEERQETEEFINEVARVVGISAVKYADLSQNRTSNYIFSYDKMLDFKGNTAPYMLYAYARIQGISRKGDINFEELGNNAVLLQHETELALAKYLLQLDEVISSVEQDLMPNRLCEYLYELSKKFNQFYDRHQGVQVLEAQEPQRTSRLVLCDLTARTLKLGLSLLGIQVLERM from the coding sequence ATGAACGCTACACAAGAAAAACTAAAAGTTCAGCTTGAACAGGCAATAGTTTCGGCTTTTGGCGCTGATTTCGCTGGAGTAGATCCAATATTGGTTTCTGCTAGCAATCCTAAATTTGGTGATTACCAGGCGAATGTGGCTTTATCGCTGAGTAAAAAGTTAGGAAAGCAACCAAGAGCGATCGCAGCTGCGATCGTTGAGAAACTAGATGTATCTGAAATCTGCGAAGCGCCGGAAATTGCTGGGCCAGGATTTATCAATCTGAAACTAAAAACGGTATATCTAGAAGCACAATTGAACGAAATTCAAGCCGATCCCCGGTTGGGAGTTCCAGCCGCGAAAACGCCGAAGCGGGAAATTGTGGATTTTTCCAGTCCGAATATTGCCAAAGAAATGCATGTCGGACACTTGCGTTCGACGATTATTGGTGATTCCATCGCCCGGATTTTAGAATTTATTGGACACGATGTGCTGCGGTTAAATCATGTAGGTGACTGGGGCACACAGTTTGGCATGTTAATCGCCTATCTGCGGGAAGTTTACCCAGACGCGCTTACCACCGCTAATGCTTTAGATATTGGTGATTTAGTCTCTTTTTACCGCAAAGCCAAACTGCGGTTTGATGCAGATGCAGCTTTTCAAGAAACAGCACGCCAAGAAGTTGTCAGATTACAAGCAGGTGCAGAAGATACACTCCATGCTTGGAAACTGCTGTGCGAACAGTCGCGGCGGGAGTTTCAAATAATTTATGATTTGCTGGATATCAAATTAATTGAACGTGGGGAATCTTTCTATAACCCTCTATTATCTGGCGTTGTGGAAGATTTAGAAAAATCTGGCTTACTGGTAGAAAATCAGGGCGCAAAATGCGTTTTTCTGGAAGGGTTTACAAATAGAGAAGGTGAACCTTTACCCTTAATTGTGCAGAAATCAGATGGCGGCTATAACTACGCCACAACAGATTTAGCATCCCTCCGCTACCGAATTCAGCAGGATGAAGCAAAGCGGATAGTTTATGTAACCGATTCTGGACAAGGAAACCACTTTGCCCAATTTTTCCAGGTAGCACGCAAAGCTGGCTGGATACCCGATGACGTGGAATTAGTGCATGTACCCTTTGGGTTGGTGTTAGGAGAAGATGGGAAGAAATTCAAAACTCGTTCTGGGGATACTGTGCGGTTGCGGGATTTATTAGATGAAGCTGTTTCTCGTGCCCATGCTGACTTAAAAAGTAGATTACAAGAAGAAGAACGCCAAGAAACTGAAGAATTTATTAATGAAGTTGCTAGGGTAGTTGGTATCAGTGCAGTTAAGTATGCAGACTTAAGCCAAAACCGCACTAGCAATTACATTTTCAGCTATGACAAAATGCTGGATTTCAAAGGTAATACTGCACCTTATATGCTATATGCTTATGCGCGGATTCAGGGGATTAGCCGCAAGGGTGATATTAACTTTGAGGAGTTAGGAAATAATGCCGTCTTATTGCAGCATGAAACAGAATTAGCGCTGGCAAAATATTTACTTCAACTGGATGAAGTTATTAGTAGTGTAGAGCAAGACTTGATGCCTAATCGTTTATGTGAGTATTTGTACGAACTGAGTAAGAAGTTTAATCAGTTTTACGATCGCCATCAGGGAGTTCAGGTTTTGGAGGCACAGGAACCTCAGAGGACATCCAGGTTGGTTTTGTGTGATTTGACTGCTAGAACTCTGAAGTTGGGACTATCTTTATTGGGAATTCAGGTGTTGGAGAGGATGTAA